In Gemmata obscuriglobus, a single genomic region encodes these proteins:
- a CDS encoding Gfo/Idh/MocA family protein, translating into MSNSNVNRRAFIAGTAAAGAAMSLPAASYARIKAANEKLRVGFLGVGGRCQQHIGVILQMQKEGKAVAPAAVCDVWDGEVKKGVIQGRGLYPSAEKCGLDKRDKNHVSKDYRTILDQKDVDLVCIATPDHWHARMAIDAMNAGKDVYMEKPMTKTIAEAIAVVDTAVKTNKVVTVGVQSMADPTWLAAHEYVAAGNIGKVMQGQTSYFRNSSVGQWRYYPLTKDMTPKTIDWDMWLGHAFKGVDGEPLGPTPDAQPFDRAVWAQWRCYWPFGGGMYTDLFVHQTTHMIAAMGLRFPARVVGAGGLYLEYDGRDVPDVATVVADYDEGCQFIVGATMCNDVQFGEMIRGHLATIKFDGGGDFIKGFSVYGQNIAGGPAKPKSNGGEEKPVHVFANPKKGDATYALWENFLECVRERKRETLSTPELGAAAFATVNMGVQSYRYGKVLFWDKEKRAPKEADQSWAGQWEARSKKRGKPNQIMGWNAGDKGSLLQPPDYQKLEGPWVGGKDPAGE; encoded by the coding sequence ATGTCGAACTCGAACGTGAACCGCCGGGCGTTCATCGCCGGCACCGCCGCGGCCGGGGCCGCGATGTCCCTTCCGGCCGCCAGTTACGCGCGGATCAAGGCCGCCAACGAGAAGCTGCGGGTCGGCTTCCTCGGCGTCGGCGGCCGGTGCCAGCAGCACATCGGTGTCATCCTTCAGATGCAGAAGGAAGGCAAGGCGGTCGCGCCGGCCGCGGTGTGCGACGTGTGGGACGGCGAGGTGAAGAAGGGCGTGATCCAGGGGCGCGGGCTGTACCCGTCGGCCGAGAAGTGCGGGCTCGACAAGAGGGACAAGAACCACGTCAGCAAAGACTACCGCACGATCCTCGACCAGAAGGACGTGGACCTGGTGTGCATCGCCACCCCGGACCACTGGCACGCGCGCATGGCGATCGACGCCATGAACGCGGGCAAGGACGTGTACATGGAGAAGCCGATGACCAAGACGATCGCCGAAGCGATCGCGGTCGTCGACACGGCGGTGAAGACCAACAAGGTGGTCACCGTCGGCGTGCAGAGCATGGCCGACCCGACCTGGCTCGCGGCGCACGAGTACGTCGCCGCCGGCAACATCGGTAAGGTGATGCAGGGGCAGACCAGCTACTTCCGCAACAGCTCGGTCGGCCAGTGGCGGTACTACCCGCTCACCAAGGACATGACGCCGAAGACCATCGACTGGGACATGTGGCTGGGCCACGCGTTCAAGGGCGTGGACGGCGAGCCCCTCGGGCCGACCCCGGACGCGCAGCCGTTCGACCGCGCCGTCTGGGCGCAGTGGCGGTGCTACTGGCCGTTCGGCGGCGGCATGTACACGGACCTCTTCGTCCACCAGACGACGCACATGATCGCGGCCATGGGCCTGCGGTTCCCGGCCCGCGTCGTGGGCGCCGGCGGCCTGTACCTCGAGTACGACGGCCGCGACGTGCCGGACGTGGCCACCGTGGTGGCCGACTACGACGAGGGGTGCCAGTTCATCGTCGGCGCGACGATGTGTAACGACGTGCAGTTCGGCGAGATGATCCGCGGCCACCTCGCGACCATCAAGTTCGACGGCGGCGGCGACTTCATCAAGGGCTTCTCGGTGTACGGCCAGAACATCGCCGGCGGCCCCGCCAAGCCGAAGAGCAACGGGGGCGAGGAGAAGCCGGTTCACGTGTTCGCCAACCCGAAGAAGGGCGACGCCACCTACGCCCTGTGGGAGAACTTCCTCGAGTGCGTCCGCGAGCGCAAGCGCGAGACGCTCAGCACCCCGGAACTCGGCGCCGCGGCGTTCGCCACGGTCAACATGGGCGTGCAGAGCTATCGGTACGGCAAGGTGCTGTTCTGGGACAAGGAAAAGCGCGCCCCGAAGGAAGCGGACCAGTCGTGGGCCGGCCAGTGGGAGGCCCGCAGCAAGAAGCGCGGCAAGCCGAACCAAATCATGGGCTGGAACGCCGGCGACAAGGGCAGCCTGCTGCAACCGCCGGACTACCAGAAGCTCGAAGGCCCGTGGGTCGGCGGCAAGGACCCGGCCGGCGAGTAA
- a CDS encoding HD domain-containing protein — MTPVDVMARIDRLFAERGGSEYHGEAVTQLEHALQGAYFAEQDGQPAEIVAAALLHDIGHMLHGHGEDYLDKNINDRHEELGARFLAHAFGPAVTEPIRLHVPAKRYLASGKHPAYPGVLSPASIKSLELQGGRMDPAEIAAFEAEPHFAAAAKVREYDDRAKVVGMETPPYSHFRKYLEASLRG, encoded by the coding sequence GTGACGCCCGTAGACGTGATGGCCCGCATCGACCGCCTGTTCGCCGAGCGCGGCGGGTCCGAGTACCACGGCGAGGCCGTGACCCAGCTCGAGCACGCGCTCCAGGGGGCTTACTTCGCCGAGCAGGACGGGCAGCCCGCCGAGATCGTCGCCGCCGCGCTGCTCCACGACATCGGGCACATGCTCCACGGCCACGGCGAGGACTACCTCGATAAGAACATCAACGACCGCCACGAGGAACTCGGCGCCCGGTTCCTGGCGCACGCGTTCGGCCCGGCCGTCACCGAGCCGATCCGGCTGCACGTGCCGGCGAAGCGCTACCTCGCCAGCGGCAAGCACCCCGCGTACCCGGGCGTCCTCTCGCCGGCGTCCATAAAGAGCCTCGAACTCCAGGGCGGGCGAATGGACCCCGCCGAGATCGCGGCGTTCGAGGCGGAGCCGCACTTCGCCGCCGCCGCCAAGGTGCGCGAGTACGACGACCGCGCGAAAGTGGTCGGCATGGAGACCCCGCCGTACAGCCACTTCCGCAAGTACCTGGAGGCCTCGCTCCGTGGCTGA
- a CDS encoding universal stress protein: MIRVARVLYPTDFSSYSNLAYFHAVALAEAHGATLAAVHVYAPGTGLTREQAKGLLEQVRPANPKISVSHVLLEGDPASEITRYAADAGIDLIVIGTHGRTGVERLVMGSVAERVMCESACSVLVVKLPKGAVGAEPAAEVRA; the protein is encoded by the coding sequence ATGATCCGCGTGGCCCGTGTCCTGTACCCGACCGACTTTTCGAGCTACTCGAACTTGGCCTACTTTCACGCCGTCGCGCTGGCCGAAGCGCACGGGGCGACACTGGCCGCGGTTCACGTTTACGCCCCCGGGACCGGCCTCACCCGCGAGCAGGCCAAGGGGCTGCTCGAGCAGGTGCGCCCGGCGAACCCGAAGATTTCGGTCAGCCACGTGCTGCTGGAGGGCGACCCGGCCTCGGAGATCACCCGCTACGCCGCGGACGCCGGGATCGACCTGATCGTGATCGGCACCCACGGCCGAACGGGCGTGGAGCGGCTGGTGATGGGCAGCGTGGCCGAGCGCGTGATGTGCGAGTCCGCGTGCTCGGTGCTCGTGGTGAAACTGCCGAAGGGGGCGGTCGGCGCGGAGCCGGCGGCCGAAGTCCGCGCTTGA
- a CDS encoding tyrosine-protein phosphatase: MTPLADTHVHLLAGLDDGPETPDVALAMCRTLVSQGVGYVTALAHQNPDYPENTADRLRAAATQLAVALREKKIPLSVHPAGEVMLSADTLDEWRSGALMSVGDHRQWLLVEMPHDGFLDVLPLAGALRPEGVGLIIAHAERYPPLLDDPVLTREWIAAGCLIQVTARALAEAEGEEENALRRWATDGFIHLLGSDGHGIDRRRPELTAGFQRLTKWIGRRHAEGIACARGEAVLRGEPVVVPPPAPIRRSWLARLFGA; encoded by the coding sequence ATGACTCCCCTCGCGGACACCCACGTTCACCTGCTCGCCGGCCTCGACGACGGCCCGGAGACCCCGGATGTCGCGCTCGCGATGTGCCGGACGCTCGTTTCCCAAGGCGTCGGATACGTAACCGCGCTCGCACATCAGAACCCGGACTACCCCGAGAACACCGCGGACCGGCTCCGCGCGGCCGCGACACAACTCGCGGTCGCGCTGCGCGAAAAGAAGATCCCGCTGTCGGTCCACCCCGCCGGCGAGGTCATGCTCTCCGCGGACACACTCGACGAGTGGCGGAGCGGGGCCCTCATGTCGGTCGGCGACCACCGGCAGTGGCTCCTGGTCGAAATGCCGCACGACGGGTTTCTCGACGTGCTCCCGCTTGCGGGCGCGCTCCGCCCGGAGGGCGTGGGGCTCATTATCGCACACGCGGAGCGGTACCCCCCGCTGCTCGACGATCCGGTCCTGACGCGCGAATGGATCGCGGCGGGGTGCCTGATTCAGGTGACGGCCCGGGCGCTCGCGGAGGCCGAAGGAGAGGAGGAGAACGCGCTGCGGCGCTGGGCGACCGACGGGTTCATTCACCTGCTCGGGTCCGACGGGCACGGCATCGACCGCCGCCGCCCGGAGCTGACAGCCGGCTTCCAGCGGCTCACAAAATGGATCGGGCGCCGGCACGCAGAAGGGATCGCGTGCGCCCGCGGCGAGGCCGTGCTGCGTGGCGAACCCGTGGTCGTTCCCCCACCGGCCCCGATCCGGCGAAGCTGGCTCGCGCGGCTGTTCGGGGCATGA
- a CDS encoding DUF1444 family protein: MSAADPPEDEPTPQFPAAFRSAVAGRLAAGGYAVASWEPSGVNVRPPGGGDEQYIGLANLYRRAKAAGPAEWPELIDGFLDRLARAVAAPDIPHDLMTVADRLRPRLGRPFDKRAAHPWGIPLPGTGLEITLVVDFPHTMAFVTDEMLKRSRKRGEDLLDIAVENLRNATAADFFDRASPDHDIYLGHTGDSYDAARALLVEELMPDSPAGFWVAVPSRDELAVWPVSFPAIKDVHGLHLFAVENFREHAYPITDDVFWVWHGVWHPFITLKDGDSVIDPPELFVEALQALEGPKPE; encoded by the coding sequence GTGTCCGCTGCCGACCCGCCCGAAGACGAGCCGACCCCGCAGTTCCCCGCGGCGTTCCGATCCGCGGTCGCGGGCCGGCTCGCGGCCGGCGGGTACGCGGTCGCGAGCTGGGAGCCGAGCGGGGTGAACGTGCGCCCGCCGGGGGGCGGCGACGAGCAGTACATCGGGCTGGCGAACCTGTACCGCCGCGCGAAGGCCGCCGGCCCGGCCGAGTGGCCCGAGCTGATCGACGGGTTCCTCGACCGGCTCGCCCGGGCGGTCGCCGCGCCCGACATCCCGCACGACCTCATGACCGTCGCGGACCGGCTGCGCCCGCGGCTCGGGCGGCCGTTCGACAAGCGCGCGGCCCACCCGTGGGGCATCCCGCTCCCGGGCACCGGGCTGGAAATCACCCTGGTGGTGGACTTCCCGCACACGATGGCGTTCGTCACCGACGAGATGCTGAAGCGCTCGCGGAAGCGGGGCGAGGACCTGCTCGACATCGCGGTCGAGAACCTGCGGAACGCGACCGCGGCGGACTTCTTCGACCGCGCCTCGCCGGACCACGACATCTACTTGGGGCACACCGGCGACAGCTACGACGCGGCCCGCGCGCTGCTCGTGGAGGAACTCATGCCGGACTCGCCGGCGGGGTTCTGGGTGGCCGTTCCGAGCCGGGACGAACTCGCCGTGTGGCCGGTGTCGTTCCCGGCGATCAAGGACGTTCACGGGCTGCACCTGTTCGCGGTGGAGAACTTCCGCGAGCACGCGTACCCGATCACCGACGACGTGTTCTGGGTGTGGCACGGGGTGTGGCACCCGTTCATCACACTTAAGGACGGCGACTCGGTGATCGACCCGCCGGAGCTGTTCGTCGAGGCGCTCCAGGCGCTTGAGGGGCCGAAACCCGAGTGA
- a CDS encoding carboxypeptidase regulatory-like domain-containing protein, with protein MSLARQLLFFVALLAPVAAGCGGSESAVATSLLRGKVTCDGRPVVAGVVTAYRGGTKVMEANINPDGGYEFARPSAGEYQLTVTKTDVATPYAKPVKLPARYADPAQSGLTAKVAGDQASTQDLALTAK; from the coding sequence ATGAGCCTCGCGCGCCAGTTACTGTTTTTTGTCGCTCTGTTGGCCCCCGTGGCCGCCGGGTGCGGCGGGTCGGAGTCGGCGGTCGCCACGTCGCTCCTCCGGGGCAAGGTGACCTGCGACGGCCGGCCGGTCGTGGCCGGCGTGGTGACCGCCTACCGGGGCGGGACGAAGGTAATGGAGGCGAACATCAACCCGGACGGCGGGTACGAGTTCGCGCGGCCGTCGGCCGGCGAGTACCAGCTGACGGTGACCAAAACCGACGTGGCGACCCCGTACGCCAAGCCGGTCAAGCTGCCGGCCCGGTACGCCGACCCGGCCCAGTCCGGTTTGACCGCGAAGGTGGCCGGGGACCAGGCGAGCACGCAGGACCTGGCCCTGACCGCGAAGTGA
- a CDS encoding alpha/beta hydrolase-fold protein, translating to MRVLSAFLLCASFFSLLTPSRADDKPKTGFIDKTFKNADGTTSPYVVFVPHTYDGTKEYPTVLFLHGSGETKGGKKMPVEVGLGTAIKKREKDFPFIVVIPQSEKRTWQATSGDAKRALAMLDEVQKAYKTDPKRQYLTGLSMGGFGTWSIATTYPDRWAAIVPVCGGGNVKSAEKIKDVPTWVFHGDADTAVKVDLSREMVDAIKKAGGSPKYTEYPKVGHNSWDAAYDTDELYKWLLEQKKK from the coding sequence ATGCGCGTCCTCTCCGCGTTCTTGCTCTGCGCGTCCTTCTTCTCCTTGCTCACGCCGTCCCGCGCGGACGACAAACCGAAAACCGGGTTCATCGACAAGACATTCAAGAACGCCGACGGCACCACCTCGCCCTACGTCGTGTTCGTCCCCCACACCTACGACGGCACGAAGGAGTACCCGACGGTCCTGTTCTTACACGGCTCCGGCGAAACCAAGGGCGGGAAGAAGATGCCGGTCGAGGTGGGCCTCGGCACGGCGATCAAAAAGCGTGAAAAAGACTTCCCCTTCATTGTCGTGATCCCGCAGTCCGAAAAACGGACGTGGCAGGCGACCTCCGGCGACGCCAAACGCGCCCTCGCGATGCTCGACGAGGTGCAAAAGGCGTACAAGACCGACCCGAAGCGCCAGTACCTGACCGGGCTGTCGATGGGCGGCTTCGGGACGTGGAGCATCGCCACGACCTACCCGGACCGCTGGGCCGCGATCGTTCCGGTCTGCGGCGGCGGCAATGTGAAGAGCGCGGAGAAGATCAAGGACGTCCCGACGTGGGTGTTCCACGGCGACGCCGACACCGCGGTGAAGGTGGACCTCTCGCGCGAAATGGTGGACGCGATCAAGAAGGCCGGCGGCAGCCCCAAATACACCGAGTACCCGAAGGTCGGGCACAACTCGTGGGACGCGGCCTACGACACCGACGAACTGTACAAGTGGCTGCTCGAACAGAAAAAGAAGTGA
- a CDS encoding DUF1559 domain-containing protein, with protein sequence MLFSPIRARRGFTLIELLVVIAIIAILIGLLLPAVQKVREAAARMKCQNNLKQLGLAVHNFHDVMNGLPSTRYTTPVGTPNRGAAPVYDTISGFVYLLPYAEQANLKDSIYNNAAFVAGTGGAPWDSNFAPWTVVLSLFQCPSDAGTTASGTAPRNYHMNVGDRYDGSRGAFQAVPQGGATPEKHSAGLLAISDGTSNTLLFSERRRPTGANEIARLGLTASTVPGDCRALWNGTQYSAVVTHTPSSRYGDGRSLYGEILTVLPPNGPGCHSDSGWDGNRGFFTANSNHTGGVNACLADGSVRFVRDSVSVGDQTVNSSTVAGTSPYGVWGALGSRNGGEVVTLD encoded by the coding sequence ATGCTCTTCTCTCCCATCCGCGCGCGCCGCGGGTTCACGCTCATCGAGTTGCTGGTGGTGATCGCGATCATCGCGATTCTGATCGGGCTGTTGCTGCCGGCCGTGCAGAAGGTGCGCGAGGCCGCCGCCCGCATGAAGTGCCAGAACAACCTCAAGCAGCTCGGGCTCGCGGTCCACAACTTCCACGACGTGATGAACGGGCTCCCGAGCACCCGGTACACCACCCCGGTCGGCACCCCGAACCGCGGGGCGGCCCCGGTGTACGACACGATCAGCGGGTTCGTGTACCTGCTCCCGTACGCGGAGCAGGCGAACCTGAAGGACTCCATTTACAACAACGCGGCCTTCGTCGCCGGCACCGGCGGCGCCCCCTGGGACTCGAACTTCGCGCCTTGGACCGTCGTCCTCTCGCTGTTCCAGTGCCCGTCCGACGCCGGCACGACGGCCAGCGGCACGGCCCCGCGGAACTACCACATGAACGTCGGCGACCGGTACGACGGCAGCCGCGGCGCGTTCCAGGCGGTCCCGCAGGGCGGGGCCACCCCCGAAAAGCACAGCGCCGGGCTGCTGGCCATCAGCGACGGCACGAGCAACACGCTCCTCTTCTCCGAGCGCCGGCGGCCGACCGGCGCCAACGAGATCGCCCGGTTGGGGCTGACCGCCTCGACCGTGCCGGGCGACTGCCGCGCGCTGTGGAACGGCACCCAGTACAGCGCCGTCGTCACGCACACCCCGTCGAGCCGGTACGGCGACGGCCGGTCCCTCTACGGCGAGATCCTGACCGTCCTGCCGCCGAACGGCCCCGGGTGCCACTCGGACTCCGGGTGGGACGGGAACCGCGGGTTCTTCACCGCGAACAGCAACCACACCGGCGGGGTGAACGCGTGCCTGGCCGACGGGAGCGTCCGGTTCGTCCGCGACAGCGTCAGCGTCGGCGACCAGACCGTCAACTCCAGCACTGTGGCCGGGACCAGCCCCTACGGCGTCTGGGGCGCGCTCGGCAGCCGCAACGGGGGCGAGGTCGTCACCCTCGACTGA
- a CDS encoding NADH:flavin oxidoreductase/NADH oxidase: MSEVTHAGGCPSGVSHDRNVPDTDLLAPLTVRGVTFRNRIVVSPMCQYCATDGFADDWHLVHLGSRAAGGAGLVFVEATAVAPEGRITPGDLGIWTDAHAEPLKRVADFVTRMGSVPGIQLAHAGRKASCRVPWEGGAQLPLGEGGWQHVGPSAVPFNEGDRAPTALDEAGIRTVIGQFKIAAERAVRAGFRVLELHAAHGYLMHEFLSPLSNRRTDRYGGSLENRMRIVLETAAVLRDTVPQELPLFVRISATDWADGGWDLPQSIELAKALKPLGVDLIDCSSGALVPHVKIPVGKGYQVPFAEAIRRETGLLTGAVGLITETQQANEVVTSGAADLAFLAREMLREPYWALKAAQTLGQEPAWPVQYGYAVKRRG; the protein is encoded by the coding sequence ATGAGCGAAGTGACACACGCAGGCGGGTGCCCGTCAGGGGTCAGCCACGACCGTAACGTACCAGACACCGACCTGCTCGCGCCGCTCACGGTCCGCGGCGTCACGTTCCGCAACCGTATCGTCGTGTCGCCGATGTGCCAGTACTGTGCGACGGACGGGTTCGCGGACGACTGGCACCTGGTCCACCTCGGGAGTCGGGCCGCCGGTGGTGCGGGGCTCGTGTTTGTGGAAGCCACCGCGGTGGCGCCCGAAGGGCGTATCACCCCGGGCGACCTCGGCATCTGGACCGACGCCCACGCCGAACCGCTCAAGCGGGTCGCCGATTTCGTAACCCGTATGGGGTCGGTGCCGGGCATCCAGCTCGCCCACGCCGGGCGAAAGGCGAGCTGCCGGGTGCCGTGGGAAGGCGGCGCCCAACTCCCGCTCGGCGAAGGCGGGTGGCAGCACGTCGGCCCGAGCGCGGTCCCGTTTAACGAGGGCGACCGCGCCCCGACCGCACTGGACGAGGCCGGCATCCGCACGGTAATCGGTCAGTTCAAGATTGCCGCCGAGCGGGCGGTGCGGGCCGGGTTCCGCGTGCTCGAACTGCACGCGGCGCACGGGTACCTGATGCACGAGTTCCTCTCGCCGCTCTCGAACCGCCGCACGGACCGGTACGGCGGGAGCCTCGAAAACCGGATGCGGATCGTACTCGAAACGGCCGCCGTGCTGCGCGACACCGTGCCTCAAGAGCTGCCGCTGTTCGTCCGCATCTCCGCGACGGACTGGGCCGACGGCGGTTGGGACCTGCCGCAATCGATTGAACTGGCCAAGGCCCTCAAGCCGCTCGGCGTGGACCTGATCGATTGCTCCAGCGGGGCGCTGGTGCCGCACGTCAAGATCCCCGTGGGCAAGGGGTACCAGGTGCCGTTCGCGGAAGCGATCCGGCGCGAGACGGGGTTGCTGACGGGGGCGGTCGGCCTCATCACGGAGACACAGCAGGCCAACGAGGTCGTCACCTCTGGCGCGGCGGATTTGGCGTTCCTCGCGCGGGAGATGCTGCGCGAGCCGTACTGGGCGTTGAAGGCCGCCCAGACCCTCGGCCAGGAGCCCGCGTGGCCGGTGCAGTACGGGTACGCGGTCAAGCGCCGGGGCTGA
- a CDS encoding 7-cyano-7-deazaguanine synthase gives MTATLDPQPAPLPDAPLAVLVSGGLDSAILLAEAVRACPVVFPLYVRSGLHWEAVERAYLERFLAAIAAPNLRPLRVLDQPTADVYGAHWSTTGEGVPGADSADEAVFLPGRNVLLLAKPLIWCHLNAVPFVATAPLGTNPFPDATPAFYDGFAGIVSSAVRGDVRVLRPYAALHKVDVMRRGRGRPLEHTFSCIRPVRGLHCGTCNKCAERRQAFRDAHMTDPTEYAEK, from the coding sequence GTGACCGCCACCCTCGACCCGCAACCCGCGCCGCTGCCCGACGCCCCGCTCGCGGTGCTCGTCAGCGGCGGGCTGGACAGCGCCATCCTGCTCGCCGAAGCGGTCCGCGCGTGCCCCGTCGTGTTCCCGCTGTATGTGCGCTCCGGGCTGCACTGGGAGGCCGTCGAGCGTGCCTACCTGGAACGCTTCCTGGCAGCAATCGCGGCCCCGAACTTGCGCCCGCTGCGGGTTCTCGATCAGCCGACCGCCGACGTGTACGGTGCCCACTGGAGCACCACCGGCGAGGGGGTGCCCGGTGCCGACTCCGCCGACGAGGCGGTGTTCCTGCCCGGGCGCAACGTTCTCCTGCTCGCCAAACCGCTCATCTGGTGTCATTTGAACGCGGTGCCGTTCGTCGCGACCGCGCCGCTCGGTACGAACCCGTTCCCGGACGCGACGCCCGCGTTCTACGACGGCTTCGCCGGGATCGTGAGTTCCGCGGTGCGTGGCGACGTGAGGGTGCTGCGCCCGTACGCGGCCCTTCACAAGGTGGACGTGATGCGCCGCGGCCGCGGGCGGCCGCTGGAGCACACGTTCTCCTGCATCCGCCCCGTGCGCGGCTTGCACTGTGGCACCTGCAACAAGTGCGCGGAGCGCCGGCAGGCGTTCCGCGACGCCCACATGACCGACCCGACTGAATACGCAGAGAAGTAA
- a CDS encoding 6-pyruvoyl trahydropterin synthase family protein produces MFRVTKEIHFCYGHRLLNYAGKCRNLHGHNGKAVVTVETESLDALGMVVDFTEIKRVIGKWIDDTLDHRMLLHQDDPIIPELERQGEPFIALDVNPTAETIARLIFDRAVAQGLPVTEVILWETENSFATYRPTPGVPSRPVAMREVVGGTPPAAPE; encoded by the coding sequence ATGTTCCGAGTGACGAAGGAAATCCACTTCTGCTACGGGCACCGGTTGCTGAACTACGCCGGGAAGTGCCGCAACCTGCACGGGCACAACGGGAAGGCCGTCGTCACCGTCGAGACCGAGTCGCTCGACGCCCTGGGCATGGTCGTGGACTTCACCGAGATCAAGCGCGTCATCGGGAAGTGGATCGACGACACCCTCGACCACCGCATGCTGCTGCACCAGGACGACCCCATCATCCCGGAACTGGAGCGGCAGGGCGAGCCGTTCATCGCGCTGGACGTCAACCCGACCGCGGAAACCATCGCCCGGCTCATCTTCGACCGGGCGGTGGCGCAAGGGCTGCCGGTCACCGAGGTGATCCTCTGGGAGACCGAGAACTCGTTCGCCACGTACCGGCCCACCCCCGGGGTGCCTTCGAGGCCGGTGGCGATGCGAGAGGTGGTCGGCGGCACGCCGCCCGCGGCCCCAGAGTGA
- the phnX gene encoding phosphonoacetaldehyde hydrolase has product MAEIKLVVLDWAGTTIDFGCRAPSGAFVAAFATKGVTVTLPEARGPMGLHKKDHIRAMLRTDAVGGKWRAAVGRDWTEADVEDLYRDVTPRQVEAAVKYSELIPGAREAVAAVRATGIKVAATTGYFHEAAAAVAGAAKRQGYEPDFNICADDVPAGRPAPWMIFRCMEALNVYPPAAVLKVGDTVIDIEDGRNAGCWSVGVIDSSNEMGLSADELRALPPAELEARRAAITARYKQAGAHAAISDLGALPGLIADLNAKLARGERP; this is encoded by the coding sequence GTGGCTGAGATCAAGCTGGTGGTGCTCGACTGGGCCGGGACCACGATCGACTTCGGGTGCCGCGCCCCGTCCGGGGCGTTCGTGGCCGCGTTCGCCACGAAGGGCGTGACCGTGACGCTGCCCGAGGCACGCGGCCCGATGGGGCTGCACAAGAAGGACCACATCCGCGCGATGCTGCGCACCGACGCGGTGGGCGGGAAGTGGCGCGCCGCCGTCGGCCGGGACTGGACCGAGGCGGATGTCGAAGACCTGTACCGCGACGTGACCCCGCGGCAGGTGGAAGCCGCCGTGAAGTACAGCGAACTGATCCCCGGCGCTCGCGAGGCTGTCGCCGCGGTCCGCGCGACGGGGATCAAGGTGGCCGCGACGACCGGCTACTTCCACGAGGCGGCCGCGGCGGTCGCCGGGGCCGCGAAGCGCCAGGGGTACGAGCCCGATTTCAACATCTGCGCCGATGACGTTCCGGCGGGCCGCCCGGCCCCGTGGATGATCTTCCGGTGCATGGAAGCGCTCAACGTGTACCCGCCGGCCGCGGTCCTGAAGGTGGGCGATACGGTCATCGATATTGAAGACGGGCGCAACGCCGGGTGCTGGAGCGTCGGCGTGATCGACTCCAGCAACGAGATGGGGCTGAGCGCGGACGAGCTTCGCGCGCTGCCGCCCGCTGAACTCGAAGCCCGTCGCGCGGCCATCACCGCGCGCTACAAACAGGCGGGCGCGCATGCGGCCATCAGCGACCTGGGCGCGCTGCCGGGGCTGATCGCCGACTTGAACGCCAAACTCGCCCGGGGGGAGCGCCCGTAA
- a CDS encoding phenylalanine--tRNA ligase subunit alpha: protein MNSLDDLRKLVADAQAALEQCADEAALRAWNTQVFGEKGLLKNAMALLGKVPKADKPATGAELNRVKESLTAAYDAALADAKEKALQLSLTTNPLDVTLPGRGRPRGRLHPATQILRQIYTIFADLGFQVYRTNEVETDELNFEALNMPAHHPARDMWDTFFTTTPGVVLRTHTSPGQIHVMREAAGKPIRVILPGMCYRNEAISTRSEIQFYQVEGLVVGEGVTMADLKGTITAFARRMFGPERQVRIRSSYFPFTEPSIEVDIDWPKDDPNRDRLTKGTGWLEILGAGMVHPNVLRAGGYDPDKVTGFAFGMGPQRMLMLKHAIDDIRLFWQNDLRFLKQF, encoded by the coding sequence GTGAACTCGCTCGATGACCTCAGGAAGCTCGTCGCGGACGCCCAGGCGGCCCTCGAGCAGTGCGCCGACGAGGCGGCCCTTCGCGCCTGGAACACTCAGGTGTTCGGCGAGAAAGGGCTGCTGAAGAACGCGATGGCGCTGCTCGGCAAAGTCCCGAAGGCGGACAAGCCCGCCACCGGCGCCGAACTCAACCGGGTCAAGGAGTCGCTCACCGCGGCCTACGACGCGGCGCTCGCCGACGCGAAGGAGAAGGCCCTTCAACTCAGCCTCACCACGAACCCGCTCGACGTGACGCTGCCGGGCCGCGGGCGCCCCCGCGGGCGCCTCCACCCCGCGACGCAGATCCTGCGGCAGATATACACGATCTTCGCGGACCTCGGGTTCCAGGTGTACCGCACCAACGAGGTCGAAACCGACGAGCTGAACTTCGAGGCGCTGAACATGCCCGCGCACCACCCGGCGCGCGACATGTGGGACACGTTCTTCACCACCACACCCGGCGTCGTGCTGCGGACGCACACCAGCCCGGGGCAGATCCACGTGATGCGCGAGGCCGCGGGGAAGCCGATCCGCGTCATCCTGCCCGGGATGTGCTACCGGAACGAGGCCATCAGCACGCGAAGCGAGATCCAGTTCTACCAGGTCGAGGGACTGGTGGTCGGCGAAGGCGTCACGATGGCCGACCTGAAGGGCACGATCACGGCGTTCGCGCGCCGGATGTTCGGCCCCGAGCGCCAGGTCCGCATCCGCAGCAGCTACTTCCCGTTCACCGAGCCGTCGATCGAGGTGGACATCGACTGGCCGAAGGACGACCCGAACCGCGACCGGCTGACGAAGGGCACGGGCTGGCTCGAAATCCTGGGCGCGGGGATGGTCCACCCGAACGTGCTGCGCGCCGGCGGGTACGACCCGGACAAGGTGACCGGGTTCGCGTTCGGGATGGGGCCGCAGCGGATGCTGATGCTCAAGCACGCGATCGACGACATCCGGCTGTTCTGGCAGAACGACCTGCGGTTCCTCAAGCAGTTCTGA